The proteins below are encoded in one region of Apium graveolens cultivar Ventura chromosome 4, ASM990537v1, whole genome shotgun sequence:
- the LOC141719063 gene encoding uncharacterized protein LOC141719063, whose protein sequence is MKPAVERLVHDMEVLALDQHDNNVSEVMDRWIQTYKDYLQLRIKPNDNNEARTLRMKASRFTVVDDELFKKSSTGLLQRCLKKHEADMVLRDAHEGECGNHTNGRNLSLKILHLGYYWPTLR, encoded by the coding sequence ATGAAACCTGCTGTTGAGAGGCTGGTTCACGACATGGAAGTATTAGCCCTCGATCAACATGACAACAACGTAAGTGAGGTCATGGATAGATGGATTCAAACATACAAAGACTACTTACAACTTAGAATTAAGCCCAACGATAACAATGAAGCAAGAACCCTTAGGATGAAGGCGTCGAGGTTTACGGTTGTGGATGATGAGCTTTTCAAGAAGTCCTCTACAGGATTACTCCAAAGGTGCTTGAAGAAACATGAGGCTGACATGGTTTTGAGGGATGCACATGAAGGAGAGTGTGGGAATCATACTAACGGAAGAAATCTTTCGTTGAAGATATTACACTTGGGCTATTACTGGCCAACATTAAGATAA